In the genome of Lathyrus oleraceus cultivar Zhongwan6 chromosome 4, CAAS_Psat_ZW6_1.0, whole genome shotgun sequence, the window ATCTAAAGAGCTCCATTTATTAGTATCATAATTCAACTATAATAGTTCCCTTTCATACTAAGAAATTAAAACAAGAAGACTTCCCTCTATTGATGCACTAAAGACAACATGATCATCATTGATAAATACTCATTAACAACCATAAATGGCACATAAACACAAAATGAACACTAAAACATGTTCATACATTTAGAAATCTCCAAAATAAACCGTAGACTCATTGATCGCATATTTAATATTCGTACATTCTAAAATCTTACATTCAAATGAAATGGAAATAAATAGCCAACCTTTAGAAATACTTAAACAAAAATTCTAAATTAAAATAAAGCGAAATACATTAATCATCTGGAGTAGAGTACAACTTATTCTTAGTTGTACTGATATTTCTTTTTCGTCCTCTTGCTCGTCTGAATCGAACATGCTAACCTTTATCATTGCATTTTCCACATTGGGTCTTCTTGCTTGTCATTGAGTTTCTTTAAAGGTTCAATCCACTATGTCCTTAATCACTAAGCATTTAGCCCCTCATTTGATCCACCTACATCTACTTCCATTTTTGTGAACTGCCGGTATATTCCCATAAGATCTCTTTCTTTTTTTGATGGATCCTATTAAAGACGACTACTGTCTCAGGCTGTCACTTTCGAGTTATGAATTGAGTCATAAATTTATCACATAATTTCTTCCAAGAGTTGACAGAGCCATCAAGTATGATTTTTAAACTACATCATGTCCGCTCCCTTAAAGATTAAGACAAACATTTTACATTTCATCATGCTTCTAGTGTGGCGATAGTCGAGCATGATGTCCACATGTTACTATGATTGTTTGGATCCCCGATCAGGTAGTAACTATCCAACATTAGAAATTTTCAAATGACTTGGTGATCTTACTGTCAATAATGTGTTTAAAGAACATGTTCCTCATGTGGTCAGAAAAGGCATGAGCTTGGGAGCTCGTGGCTTCTGTTTTCGTCTTCAGAACCATGACGTTTTTGGTTCAGAAACTCGTGCTTGCAATAAAGGTTTCTTAGAAGTTTTGCTTTGAAATAATTTCTAAAAAGGTTGGAAAGACGACAAGATATTGAAGTGCTTCAGCTAATAGGTAGAGGATACATAATCTGAGTAAATGAGACTGTTTGAGAAGTTACTAGGACTGGATCGACTCCTCCTACAGGGTTATGCGAAACCTCAGGTTAGAGAGGTGTAACTTTGCCAGAGTGAATAAAAAAGTATTTGTTATGATGCGTAGGCAAACTTATATACGATGGACAATTTAAATCGTTTTCGTTTAGCCTAACATGCAAAACAGAATACCTCATGATTAAATTTAATGATCGATAATGGGCGAGTATCCCAAATCTATTGTGATGTCTTTTTAAGGATCTATTTGCTCATCATTTTCCCACAATAATATTATGAATTATGCCTTTAATGTCAAACCGATTTTTATTGGACTCTTTATCTGAACCAAAACACTGATgatatatatttaaaaaaaaaaatacttaATCCATTATTTGAATATTATGAGAATGAAAACATTTACTAACTTAAACTACTTGCCCAAAGTAGATGCCATAATATATAAATTCATTCAAGAGTGTTTTAATCCCAAAAAACCTGTTACTCTTTGCTGTACATTTTCTTCTCAGCGTTGACTTCAGTTCAAGGAGTTGATGGATTctccttctttttctttctctctttcttctccttctccttcttctttatcctccatTTCTCGATTCATGCACGACGTGTTCATCAATTTTAAACGAGAAGACACTAGCAAGACTTTCGTTTCTGATCTCGACGTTGCCCTCTCCAAAGCCGGAATCGAATCTTACATCGATTATCACCGCCATAATGGAACCGATCTGGATCCAGAACTATTGGAAGCAATAGAAGAGGCTCGTATTTCTATAATTGTTTTCTCCAAAAACTATGCAGAATCTAGTTGGTGTCTTAACGAGTTGGAAAGAGTTATGGAATGCCGCGGAACTCTTGGCCAATTTGTTGTCCCTGTGTTTTATGATGTTAACGCTTCCGATGTTCGTCACCAGAAGGGTGATTTTGGAAAGGTTTTGAGGGCTACTGCAAAAGAAGCATACTTTCGTTCACAAGGAAAAGAGAAGATGAAAAATGTGTTGTCAAATTGGAGCAATGCACTCACCCAAGCTGCTAATTTGTCTGGTTTGCATGTCAGCAATTACAGGTAAATCTGCACTTTTTAGTTTGTTAGGGTTTTTTTCTTTCCTGAACATATTTTTGACCTTGTATAGTTATTATTACAATCCAAGGTATCAAGATGAACTAGTGCAGCAAATTGTTGAAAGTGTTATGAGAAAGCTAAAAAAAGAATCTCTGTTTATTGCCTTGTTTCCGGTTGGACTTGAGTCCTATGTGCAAGAAGTGACTGACTTCATAGAATATCAATCAAACAAAGTTTGCTTGATAGGGATATGTGGAATGGGTGAATCTGGTAAAACAACCACAGCCAAATCCATCTACAATCAAATTCATTGGAATTATATGAACAAAAGTTTCATTGGAAATGTTAGAGAAGTTTGTGAAGAAAATAACGAGATTATTCAGTTACAACAACAACTACTTTTAGATATCACAAACACAAATGTGATGATACATAGCATTGCATCAAGGGAAATGATGATCAATAATCTTTATGGCACTAAAGTACCACTACAACATTTTATACTTTAGGCAACAGAAGAATAGGCAACGATTGAAAAAACGTCACCTAAAGGTATCATAGACCGCACTTTTTTATGCGTGGACGAGTTTCTTGGCAAAGCGTGAAAAACCGTCCCTTATTTACTTTATGCTATGGTTCATAAAATGCGGGCATAACATAAACGTCGTCTATTTACTATAAGCGACGCTTATGAAATCGTAGATATAACATAACCGTAGTTTATTCCTTTTATGCCACGGTTAAGATATGTGGTTGTTTCTTATTTAAAAACAACAACTAAAAAGCATGGCCTATTGTTAAAAGGCTAcagtttttattattattttgaacttcagttatttttcttaaaatataaaaataaaaaaaacaatattttttaaaaaatgaaaCAAAAGTTTCGAACCGAAGTGTGCAACTAAAATGGTTAAAGATCATTACCACTGGATTACTAACATTTAATCAACATATTTTGATCCTTAAAAGATTTTTAAATTAGAGTTATATtaatttattatattatatttaaatgGTAAAAGGTAAATTTATTAAAACATAACAATCAAGGCCAGTTTCATTTCATTTGAACGTTTTACTTTCAAAGAAAACATATATTACCACTAGGCCAGTTTCATTTCATTTGAACGTTTTTCTTTgaaaatttatttataatttaatGTTCGTATTTTTTTCTTATAATTTCCTAAAAGCTGATTCATTACAAATGTATCACCATAAATGTTTTCAATTTATAAATGTGCTTCTTCTAATAATATTGAAAAATAATCTATTAGAATAATGTGAAGGTATATGATCACAAATGTATCACCATATAAATGAATAGAAAAATTCTATACTAATTATATCTTTCAAAGTCTAAAGTGCACAACAGGGAAATTCTATACTAATTATATCTTTCAAAGTCTAACGTTATATATGAATGTGATTTGTTTTTCAATCTATAGACAACGCTTTTTATGCGTTGCTTATCAAAAACCGTAGTATATTCCTTTGTTTTAGGCGCGATTATGTGTGTTGTGTAAATGAAATTATAGATTAAGCTACGGTTTACATCTGTTGGTTATTAATAACCGTTGCCTTTTCACATGTTTTGGGGACAGTTATTTTACGTTGCTACTTGAAAATCGCAGCTTAAAAGTTCATCTAAAACCGTGGACTTTGATATTTTAGGCGATGGTGTTCAGAATCCGTGGGTAGAAATAAAAAAACCGCGCTCTAATGGAATAAGCAACGGCTGTTTATTCCATGCTTGATAAACCGTCCCCTAAAGCATTAAGCAACGGTTTTATACTTTTAAGGGGCGGTTTTTCGTTGTTGCCTAAACCCATTTTTGTTGTAGTATACTTGTTATACTAGATGATGTGACCGCATTTTATCAGTTAAAAGCGCTATGTGCAAATCCTAGATTGTTTGGTCCAGGAAGTGTATTCATTGTTACAACTAGAGATGTACACCTGCTTAAGCTAGTTAGGGCTGACTATGTCTGCACAATGAAGGAATTGGAGGAAAATGAGTCCCTTGAGCTTTTCAGCTGGTATGCTTTTAGACAACCTATTCCAATGAAAAAATTTAATAAACT includes:
- the LOC127138159 gene encoding disease resistance protein RUN1 gives rise to the protein MDSPSFSFSLSSPSPSSLSSISRFMHDVFINFKREDTSKTFVSDLDVALSKAGIESYIDYHRHNGTDLDPELLEAIEEARISIIVFSKNYAESSWCLNELERVMECRGTLGQFVVPVFYDVNASDVRHQKGDFGKVLRATAKEAYFRSQGKEKMKNVLSNWSNALTQAANLSGLHVSNYRYQDELVQQIVESVMRKLKKESLFIALFPVGLESYVQEVTDFIEYQSNKVCLIGICGMGESGKTTTAKSIYNQIHWNYMNKSFIGNVREVCEENNEIIQLQQQLLLDITNTNVMIHSIASREMMINNLYGTKFLGKAILVILDDVTAFYQLKALCANPRLFGPGSVFIVTTRDVHLLKLVRADYVCTMKELEENESLELFSWYAFRQPIPMKKFNKLSRNVVAYCGGLPLALEVLGSYLFERTKEEWITVLSKLKRIPNDQVQQKMRISYDALMDDTEKDIFLDICCFFIGKDRAYVTELLNGCGFHADIGIAVLVERSLVKIEKNNKLVMHDLIRDMGREIVRESSPREPGKCSRLSFHEDVRHILTTCKNFNNSDKKK